Proteins from a single region of Pyrus communis chromosome 6, drPyrComm1.1, whole genome shotgun sequence:
- the LOC137737255 gene encoding probable sugar phosphate/phosphate translocator At3g17430, with the protein MPKMISKPLLLTYFYLFIYILLSSGVILYNKWVLSPKYFNFPLPITLTMIHMGFSGLVAFLLVRVFKVVAPVKMTFEIYATCVIPISAFFASSLWFGNTAYLHISVAFIQMLKALMPVATFIMAVLCGTDKPRCDVFTNMLLVSVGVVISSYGEIHFNVVGTVYQVTGIFAEALRLVLTQVLLQKKGLTLNPITSLYYIAPCSFVFLFVPWLLLEKSAIEYSQFQFNFWIFFSNALCALALNFSIFLVIGRTGAVTIRVAGVLKDWILIALSTVIFPESIITRLNIIGYAIALCGVVMYNYIKVKDVRASQLPSESIPERISKDWKMEKKSSDIFIPGGTVSASDDVDEETPLTQSTRLSHIGRTQAGNYAA; encoded by the exons ATGCCCAAGATGATCAGCAAACCGCTGTTGCTGACTTACTTTTACCTGTTCATCTACATTCTGCTTTCGTCCGGTGTTATATTGTACAACAAG TGGGTTCTGTCTCCAAAATACTTCAATTTTCCATTACCCATCACACTTACAATGATTCATATGGGATTTTCTGGACTAGTAGCATTTCTTCTTGTTCGTGTTTTCAAG GTTGTAGCTCCTGTCAAAATGACATTTGAAAT ATATGCAACTTGTGTAATTCCAATCAGTGCCTTCTTTGCATCAAGTCTTTG GTTTGGAAACACTGCTTACTTGCATATTTCAGTGGCGTTCATCCAAATGCTTAAAGCTCTAA TGCCAGTGGCAACTTTTATCATGGCTGTATTGTGTGGCACTGACAAACCAAGGTGCGATGTGTTCACAAACATGTTGCTGGTCAGTGTTGGAGTTGTCATTTCCTCATACGGGGAGATTCATTTTAATGTAGTTGGTACAGTGTACCAGGTTACAGGCATCTTTGCAGAAGCTCTTAGACTGGTCTTAACACAAGTCCTTCTACAGAAGAAAGGCTTGACTCTAAATCCGATCACCAGCTTGTACTATATCGCCCCATGCAG TTTTGTCTTCCTGTTTGTGCCTTGGTTGTTACTTGAGAAGTCTGCAATAGAATATTCACAGTTTCAGTTCAACTTCTGGATCTTTTTCTCCAATGCTCTTTGTGCTTTGGCGTTGAACTTCTCCATATTCTTAGTAATTGGTAGAACTGGAGCAGTTACCATCCGGGTTGCTGGTGTTCTGAAAGACTGGATATTGATTGCCCTTTCAACTGTTATATTTCCAGAGTCTATTATAACCAGGCTGAACATAATCGGTTATGCCATAG CACTGTGTGGGGTTGTCATGTACAATTACATAAAGGTTAAGGATGTTCGTGCATCTCAGCTACCTTCTGAAAGCATTCCCGAGAGAATTTCCAAG GATtggaagatggagaaaaagtcCTCTGATATTTTTATCCCTGGAGGGACTGTTTCAGCCTCTGATGATGTTGATGAAGAAACACCCTTAACTCAATCAACAAGGTTGTCTCACATTGGACGAACACAGGCCGGCAACTATGCTGCATGA